In Aerococcus loyolae, a genomic segment contains:
- the cbiE gene encoding precorrin-6y C5,15-methyltransferase (decarboxylating) subunit CbiE, translated as MIHVIGIGPGQTDYLVNHAVDLLAHLSHVYGSQRQLDSLADYIKGQTHRLGKLGELLPRLKAHLDKGEDVAVLASGDPMLYGIGNYLYRNLPQQAIRIHPGISSLQYIFSRTGMAMNDVYLTSSHGREPNIAWISQFPKVAMVTDDKWGPYQIAQALLKGSEGEELTNCQMVIGENLSYDNERIEKRPLSQVEDRDYAMNVVVILNER; from the coding sequence ATGATTCATGTTATTGGTATTGGCCCAGGGCAGACTGATTACCTGGTCAACCATGCTGTTGACTTATTAGCGCACTTGTCCCATGTTTACGGAAGCCAGCGGCAGTTGGATTCCTTAGCCGACTATATTAAGGGTCAGACCCATCGACTAGGCAAGTTGGGAGAACTTTTACCCCGCTTAAAGGCTCACCTAGATAAGGGTGAAGATGTAGCGGTTCTCGCTTCGGGGGATCCCATGCTTTATGGGATTGGTAACTATCTTTACCGTAATTTACCCCAGCAAGCCATCCGTATCCATCCTGGCATTTCCTCCCTCCAGTATATTTTTTCCCGAACAGGTATGGCCATGAATGATGTCTACTTAACTTCGAGTCATGGGCGTGAGCCTAATATCGCTTGGATCAGTCAATTTCCTAAGGTAGCCATGGTGACCGATGACAAGTGGGGGCCTTATCAAATTGCCCAAGCTCTCTTAAAGGGGAGCGAGGGGGAAGAACTTACTAATTGCCAGATGGTTATTGGTGAGAACTTATCTTATGACAATGAGCGGATCGAGAAACGGCCTTTGAGCCAAGTGGAAGACCGCGACTATGCGATGAATGTGGTGGTGATTTTAAATGAAAGATAG
- a CDS encoding decarboxylating cobalt-precorrin-6B (C(15))-methyltransferase translates to MKDSCFIRGKVPMTKAPIRAVALDLLELHQAQRFLDIGAGTGSVSLQAAQEYPDLAVYAIEHKEAAVDLIKENRAHFGLKNYQVFLAEAPMREDLGHFDAIFIGGSGGKLLEIIDWAYDLLNSGGRLVLTFILMENAHKAITYLEAGPWQDLEVQTLQAATRKTMGPGHYFKPFNPTTIISCKK, encoded by the coding sequence ATGAAAGATAGTTGTTTTATCCGGGGCAAAGTCCCCATGACCAAGGCTCCCATCCGGGCGGTTGCTTTAGACCTCTTAGAATTACACCAAGCCCAACGCTTTTTGGATATTGGCGCTGGGACCGGGAGTGTTTCCCTACAAGCTGCCCAAGAATATCCTGATTTAGCTGTTTATGCTATCGAGCATAAAGAAGCGGCAGTGGACTTAATCAAAGAAAACCGGGCCCACTTTGGCCTAAAAAATTATCAGGTCTTTTTAGCGGAAGCACCCATGAGGGAAGACTTGGGCCATTTTGATGCAATTTTTATTGGAGGCAGTGGGGGCAAGCTACTAGAAATTATTGATTGGGCCTATGATCTCTTGAATTCGGGGGGACGTTTGGTATTGACTTTCATCCTGATGGAAAATGCCCATAAGGCCATTACTTACCTTGAAGCGGGCCCTTGGCAAGACCTTGAAGTGCAAACCCTGCAAGCAGCCACCCGAAAAACTATGGGACCAGGGCACTACTTTAAGCCCTTTAACCCCACCACTATTATCTCCTGTAAGAAGTAA
- a CDS encoding cobalt-precorrin-4 methyltransferase codes for MAKVTFVGAGPGDVELITLKGYKALAQADRVIYAGSLINKDLLDYCKSGAETYDSAKLDLNEILALIEEAIGQDKEVVRLHTGDASLYGSIREQIEELKKRGIDFAVIPGVSSFLGAAAAIGTEYTVPEVSQSLIITRMAGRTPVPEKENLRSLASHQTSMAIFLSVQNIQGVVEELLAGGYTKDTPAAVIYKATWPEEKQVVGTLADIAEKTQAAGIKLTALILVGEFLGEEFYYSKLYDTDFSHGFRN; via the coding sequence ATGGCTAAAGTAACTTTTGTGGGAGCAGGTCCCGGCGATGTGGAGCTCATTACCCTAAAGGGCTATAAGGCATTAGCCCAAGCCGACCGGGTCATTTATGCCGGCTCGCTCATCAACAAGGACCTGCTCGACTATTGTAAGAGTGGAGCAGAAACCTATGACAGTGCTAAGTTAGACCTCAATGAAATCCTAGCCCTGATTGAAGAAGCCATTGGCCAAGATAAAGAAGTGGTCCGTTTGCATACGGGAGATGCTTCCCTATACGGTTCGATCCGGGAGCAAATTGAAGAATTAAAGAAACGGGGAATTGACTTTGCCGTTATTCCCGGAGTTTCTTCCTTCCTAGGGGCAGCGGCAGCGATTGGTACTGAATATACCGTTCCCGAGGTCAGTCAAAGTCTGATCATTACTCGGATGGCGGGGCGGACCCCAGTGCCTGAAAAAGAAAATTTACGGTCCTTAGCCAGTCACCAAACTTCTATGGCCATCTTCCTCTCAGTCCAAAATATCCAGGGCGTGGTGGAAGAATTGTTGGCGGGTGGTTATACCAAAGATACCCCAGCTGCAGTGATTTATAAGGCCACCTGGCCCGAAGAAAAACAAGTGGTGGGCACCCTAGCTGACATTGCTGAAAAAACTCAGGCTGCGGGGATAAAGCTTACTGCTTTGATTTTAGTGGGGGAATTCTTAGGGGAAGAATTCTATTATTCCAAGCTCTACGATACGGACTTTAGCCATGGCTTTAGAAACTAA